One part of the Haliotis asinina isolate JCU_RB_2024 chromosome 2, JCU_Hal_asi_v2, whole genome shotgun sequence genome encodes these proteins:
- the LOC137273014 gene encoding uncharacterized protein gives MILDICVFVVILLLKHNLACDNVTFFRDETMAGSISNAGLITTFMNADNRSECAVNCYNTAECQSFFYNLGTSTCRLHSSLLRATDSSLLTSAGYEYYRPMACSTFRLNTLPFSSLIKSIVNGTEVLNVVCNDGYKMTDDPGTMLCGADGLWPTITGTCHQIYWENPPVTFAKNIPGNMYVGASISYTARMTGTKYTLNMFSDDLDIVMHVHARDHGLVSWKQRQNGTWIRTDSDVTRDPFRPLNTTFTCLVETKEDKIQFSVNGSVYFSFPYIHGPSRIYRFVLQHNLEILEVDMRI, from the exons ATGATTTTGGACATCTGTGTCTTTGTCGTCATCCTGCTGTTGAAACATAATTTAGCGTGTGATAATGTGACGTttttcagagatgaaaccatGGCTGGTTCTATAAGCAATGCTGGTTTAATAACTACATTTATGAACGCTGACAACCGTTCAGAATGTGCAGTGAACTGCTATAATACTGCAGAATGTCAGTCATTTTTCTATAATCTTGGCACCAGCACCTGTCGCCTCCATTCCAGTTTGCTCCGAGCGACGGATTCCTCTCTACTTACGTCAGCGGGATATGAGTACTATAGAC CTATGGCCTGTTCAACGTTCAGGCTAAACACCTTGCCATTCAGCTCTCTCATCAAGTCAATCGTAAACGGCACTGAAGTTTTGAACGTGGTCTGCAACGACGGGTACAAGATGACGGATGACCCTGGGACTATGCTGTGTGGTGCTGACGGATTGTGGCCAACTATCACTGGCACTTGTCATCAAATATACTGGGAAAATCCG CCCGTGACATTTGCCAAGAACATTCCTGGGAACATGTACGTTGGAGCCAGCATCAGTTACACTGCTCGTATGACAGGAACAAA GTACACACTaaacatgttctctgatgaTTTAGACATCGTCATGCACGTGCATGCTCGGGACCATGGCTTGGTGTCGTGGAAGCAGAGGCAGAATGGTACATGGATCCGCACTGATAGTGACGTCACTCGGGACCCTTTCAGGCCTCTTAACACGACATTCACCTGCCTGGTCGAGACGAAGGAGGACAAGATACAG TTCTCAGTGAATGGATCAGTGTACTTCAGCTTCCCATATATACATGGCCCGTCTCGCATCTACAGATTCGTCTTGCAGCACAACCTTGAGATTCTGGAGGTGGACATGCGGATATAG